The Primulina tabacum isolate GXHZ01 chromosome 7, ASM2559414v2, whole genome shotgun sequence genome includes a window with the following:
- the LOC142551216 gene encoding auxin-induced protein PCNT115-like isoform X1: MAVTAERIKLGSQGLEVSKQGLGCMGMSSGYDVPKPEPEMISLIHHAINSGVTFLDTSDFYGPHTNEVLIGKALKGVVREKVQIATKFGATFKDGKMEVRGDPAYVRASCEASLKRLDIDYIDLYYVHRIDTRVPIEVTMGELKKLVEEGKIKYVGLSEASASTIRRANAVHPITAVQNEWSLWTRDVEEEIVPTCRELGIGIVPYSPLGRGFLSSGPKLLENFSENDYRKKVPRFQGENFESNKLVYERICEMGTKKGCTPSQLALAWVQHQGADVSPIPGTTKIDNFNENLGSLSVTLTPQEMAELNSLADMVKGNRSAFMGNTFYNSETPPLFSWKDE, encoded by the exons ATGGCCGTGACAGCGGAGAGGATCAAGCTGGGTTCACAGGGATTGGAGGTGTCTAAACAAGGGCTGGGATGTATGGGAATGTCATCTGGTTACGACGTGCCAAAGCCCGAGCCCGAAATGATATCCCTCATTCACCATGCCATCAACTCCGGCGTCACGTTTCTTGATACCTCGGATTTCTATGGCCCCCACACCAACGAGGTTTTGATTGGAAAG GCTTTGAAAGGAGTAGTTAGAGAAAAAGTTCAAATCGCCACCAAGTTTGGGGCAACTTTCAAAGATGGGAAGATGGAAGTACGTGGTGACCCTGCATATGTTAGAGCCTCATGCGAAGCAAGTTTGAAGCGtcttgatattgattatattgaTCTATATTATGTTCATCGGATTGATACTCGTGTGCCTATTGAAGTTACG ATGGGAGAACTGAAGAAACTTGTTGAAGAAGGGAAAATAAAATATGTCGGCCTCTCTGAGGCATCTGCTTCAACAATCAGAAGGGCGAATGCTGTCCATCCAATAACCGCTGTCCAGAATGAGTGGTCCTTGTGGACGAGGGATGTGGAAGAAGAAATAGTTCCTACTTGTCG AGAACTGGGAATTGGAATCGTCCCATACAGTCCACTTGGACGCGGTTTCTTGTCATCAGGTCCTAAACTCCTAGAGAACTTCTCAGAGAATGATTACCGTAAG AAAGTTCCAAGATTCCAAGgagaaaattttgaatctaACAAGCTTGTATACGAGCGGATTTGCGAAATGGGTACAAAAAAAGGTTGCACCCCATCGCAACTAGCATTAGCTTGGGTTCAACATCAAGGAGCCGATGTTTCCCCTATACCTGGTACTACCAAGATCGACAACTTCAATgaaaatcttggatctctgtctgTGACGTTAACTCCACAAGAGATGGCTGAGCTCAATTCTTTGGCTGATATGGTCAAGGGAAACAGGAGTGCCTTCATGGGAAACACTTTTTACAATTCTGAGACGCCTCCATTGTTCTCCTGGAAAGATGAATAG
- the LOC142551216 gene encoding auxin-induced protein PCNT115-like isoform X2 — protein sequence MAVTAERIKLGSQGLEVSKQGLGCMGMSSGYDVPKPEPEMISLIHHAINSGVTFLDTSDFYGPHTNEVLIGKALKGVVREKVQIATKFGATFKDGKMEVRGDPAYVRASCEASLKRLDIDYIDLYYVHRIDTRVPIEVTMGELKKLVEEGKIKYVGLSEASASTIRRANAVHPITAVQNEWSLWTRDVEEEIVPTCRELGIGIVPYSPLGRGFLSSGPKLLENFSENDYRKVGAYLHSWG from the exons ATGGCCGTGACAGCGGAGAGGATCAAGCTGGGTTCACAGGGATTGGAGGTGTCTAAACAAGGGCTGGGATGTATGGGAATGTCATCTGGTTACGACGTGCCAAAGCCCGAGCCCGAAATGATATCCCTCATTCACCATGCCATCAACTCCGGCGTCACGTTTCTTGATACCTCGGATTTCTATGGCCCCCACACCAACGAGGTTTTGATTGGAAAG GCTTTGAAAGGAGTAGTTAGAGAAAAAGTTCAAATCGCCACCAAGTTTGGGGCAACTTTCAAAGATGGGAAGATGGAAGTACGTGGTGACCCTGCATATGTTAGAGCCTCATGCGAAGCAAGTTTGAAGCGtcttgatattgattatattgaTCTATATTATGTTCATCGGATTGATACTCGTGTGCCTATTGAAGTTACG ATGGGAGAACTGAAGAAACTTGTTGAAGAAGGGAAAATAAAATATGTCGGCCTCTCTGAGGCATCTGCTTCAACAATCAGAAGGGCGAATGCTGTCCATCCAATAACCGCTGTCCAGAATGAGTGGTCCTTGTGGACGAGGGATGTGGAAGAAGAAATAGTTCCTACTTGTCG AGAACTGGGAATTGGAATCGTCCCATACAGTCCACTTGGACGCGGTTTCTTGTCATCAGGTCCTAAACTCCTAGAGAACTTCTCAGAGAATGATTACCGTAAGGTTGGTGCCTATCTACACTCGTGGGGCTAA